A genomic window from Silurus meridionalis isolate SWU-2019-XX chromosome 21, ASM1480568v1, whole genome shotgun sequence includes:
- the dyrk1b gene encoding dual specificity tyrosine-phosphorylation-regulated kinase 1B isoform X2, with protein sequence MVITSSVEEKPQPSNRMVANLSTDTWIGNSDQSRYVPQSHLLQKPSKSSGCMPPSSSLCFSPAERNMSSQHTHPGLSNIQSMAEQQQVLSDMTILQRRIPPSFRDPASAPLRKLSVDLIKTYKHINEVYYTKKKRRAQQVPPEDSSTKKERKVYNDGYDDDNYDYIVKNGEKWLDRYEIDSLIGKGSFGQVVKAYDHHEQEWVAIKIIKNKKAFLNQAQIELRLLELMNKHDTEMKYYIVHLKRHFMFRNHLCLVFELLSYNLYDLLRNTNFRGVSLNLTRKFAQQLCTALLFLATPELSIIHCDLKPENILLCNPKRSAIKIVDFGSSCQLGQRIYQYIQSRFYRSPEVLLGMPYDLAIDMWSLGCILVEMHTGEPLFSGSNEVDQMNKIVEVLGVPPNHMLDQAPKARKYFDKLSDGLWTVKKNKDIKKEYKPPATRRLHEILGVETGGPGGRRAGEQGHAPCDYLKFKDLILRMLDYDPKTRITPFYALQHNFFKKTTDEGTNTSSSTSTSPAMDHSHSTSTTSSVSSSGGSSGSSNDNRNYRYSNRYYNSAITHTDYEMQSPQAPSQQQLRIWPGSDSSDSSYPQLLLHKPAATQQRHFLGGAGMMETLHPHPVYGRQLRQQGPAQGQGSQVQGSQGQVSQSQAMMSSPPPPSSQVQDSIELSLGGHHHHHHHQLAQSSLAPPLSLPPSSLDSSQYGSSNLHLGISAFRTRTASQTQQIAQAPPTQDSMGYVPPCYPGNNNNNPPQGGGVITGAPPRGGVRPDSSEDSIMMGGGGGGGGQSAANS encoded by the exons ATGGTGATCACTTCATCTGTGGAGGAGAAGCCGCAGCCTTCTAACAGAATGGTCGCCAACCTGTCGACCGACACCTGGATTGGCAACTCGGATCAGAGTCGCTACGTACCGCAGTCTCACCTGCTCCAGAAGCCCTccaaaa gttcAGGATGTATGCCCCCCTCCTCGTCCCTGTGTTTCTCCCCCGCTGAGCGAAACATGTCGAGCCAGCACACTCATCCTGGATTAAGCAACATCCAGTCCATGGCAGAACAGcagcag GTGCTGTCTGATATGACCATTCTGCAGAGGAGGATTCCCCCGAGTTTCAGAGACCCTGCGAGTGCGCCGCTCAGAAAACTTTCTGTTGATCTCATCAAGACTTACAAGCACATCAATGAG GTGTACTACACTAAAAAGAAGCGACGTGCGCAGCAGGTTCCGCCCGAGGACTCGAGCACCAAGAAAGAGCGGAAAGTTTACAACGACGGCTACGACGACGACAACTACGACTACATCGTAAAGAACGGGGAGAAGTGGCTCGACCGCTACGAAATCGACTCGCTCATCGGCAAGGGCTCCTTCGGACAG GTGGTGAAGGCGTACGATCACCACGAGCAGGAGTGGGTGGCCATCAAGATCATCAAGAATAAGAAAGCCTTCCTGAACCAGGCACAGATCGAACTGCGGCTTCTGGAACTCATGAACAAACACGACACTGAGATGAAGTACTATATAg tcCACTTGAAGCGGCACTTCATGTTTCGTAATCATCTGTGTCTGGTATTTGAGCTGCTCTCCTACAACCTGTACGATCTGCTGCGTAACACTAATTTCCGCGGCGTGTCGCTCAACCTGACGCGGAAGTTCGCTCAGCAGCTGTGCACGGCGCTGCTCTTCCTGGCCACGCCCGAGCTCAGCATCATCCACTGCGACCTGAAGCCCGAGAACATCCTGCTGTGTAACCCCAAACGCAGCGCCATCAAGATCGTCGACTTCGGCAGCTCCTGTCAGCTCGGGCAAAGG atttATCAGTACATACAGAGTCGGTTCTACCGTTCTCCGGAGGTGTTGTTAGGAATGCCGTATGATCTGGCCATCGACATGTGGAGTCTCGGCTGCATCTTGGTGGAGATGCACACAGGGGAGCCACTGTTCAGTGGCTCTAATGag GTGGATCAAATGAATAAGATTGTAGAGGTGCTTGGCGTTCCTCCGAACCACATGCTGGATCAGGCGCCTAAAGCACGCAAATACTTTGATAAGCTCTCAGACGGCCTGTGGACCGTCAAGAAGAACAAGGACATAAAGAAG GAGTATAAACCTCCTGCAACGCGGCGTCTCCATGAGATTTTGGGGGTGGAGACCGGGGGTCCTGGGGGAAGGCGGGCCGGGGAGCAAGGCCACGCCCCTTGCGATTACCTGAAGTTTAAGGACCTGATCCTGCGCATGCTGGACTACGATCCTAAAACGCGCATCACGCCGTTCTACGCCCTGCAGCACAACTTCTTCAAAAAGACCACAGACGAGGGAACAAACACCAGCAGCTCCACCTCCACCAGCCCGGCCATGGACCACAgccactccacctccaccaccagcTCCGTGTCCAGctctg GTGGATCCAGCGGTTCTTCCAATGACAACCGAAACTATCGGTACAGCAACCGATACTACAACAGcgccatcacacacacagactacgAGATGCAGAGCCCGCAG GCTCCGTCTCAGCAGCAGTTGCGTATCTGGCCGGGAAGTGACAGCAGCGACTCGTCGTACCCGCAGCTCCTGCTGCACAAACCGGCCGCCACGCAGCAGCGGCACTTCCTGGGCGGAGCGGGCATGATGGAGACACTGCACCCTCACCCCGTCTACGGCCGCCAGCTTCGTCAGCAGGGCCCGGCCCAGGGTCAAGGGTCGCAAGTTCAAGGCTCGCAAGGCCAAGTCTCGCAAAGTCAGGCGATGATGTCGTCGCCGCCGCCGCCGTCGTCGCAAGTGCAGGACAGCATCGAGCTGAGTCTTGGCggccatcatcatcaccaccatcaccaatTGGCTCAGTCTTCCTTGGCTCCGcccctttctcttcctccgtcgAGCCTGGACTCCAGCCAGTACGGCTCCTCCAACCTCCACCTGGGAATCTCCGCCTTTCGGACTAGAACGGCCTCTCAGACGCAGCAGATCGcacaagccccgcccactcagGACAGCATGGGCTACGTCCCACCCTGTTACCCTggaaacaacaataacaacccACCACAGGGAGGCGGGGTAATCACCGGAGCACCGCCCAGAGGCGGGGTTAGACCCGATTCGTCGGAGGATTCCATCATGATGGGAGGCGGGGGGGGCGGAGGCGGGCAGAGCGCGGCCAACTCTTGA
- the dyrk1b gene encoding dual specificity tyrosine-phosphorylation-regulated kinase 1B isoform X1: MVITSSVEEKPQPSNRMVANLSTDTWIGNSDQSRYVPQSHLLQKPSKSSGCMPPSSSLCFSPAERNMSSQHTHPGLSNIQSMAEQQQVLSDMTILQRRIPPSFRDPASAPLRKLSVDLIKTYKHINEVYYTKKKRRAQQVPPEDSSTKKERKVYNDGYDDDNYDYIVKNGEKWLDRYEIDSLIGKGSFGQVVKAYDHHEQEWVAIKIIKNKKAFLNQAQIELRLLELMNKHDTEMKYYIVHLKRHFMFRNHLCLVFELLSYNLYDLLRNTNFRGVSLNLTRKFAQQLCTALLFLATPELSIIHCDLKPENILLCNPKRSAIKIVDFGSSCQLGQRIYQYIQSRFYRSPEVLLGMPYDLAIDMWSLGCILVEMHTGEPLFSGSNEVDQMNKIVEVLGVPPNHMLDQAPKARKYFDKLSDGLWTVKKNKDIKKVLYPSASEYKPPATRRLHEILGVETGGPGGRRAGEQGHAPCDYLKFKDLILRMLDYDPKTRITPFYALQHNFFKKTTDEGTNTSSSTSTSPAMDHSHSTSTTSSVSSSGGSSGSSNDNRNYRYSNRYYNSAITHTDYEMQSPQAPSQQQLRIWPGSDSSDSSYPQLLLHKPAATQQRHFLGGAGMMETLHPHPVYGRQLRQQGPAQGQGSQVQGSQGQVSQSQAMMSSPPPPSSQVQDSIELSLGGHHHHHHHQLAQSSLAPPLSLPPSSLDSSQYGSSNLHLGISAFRTRTASQTQQIAQAPPTQDSMGYVPPCYPGNNNNNPPQGGGVITGAPPRGGVRPDSSEDSIMMGGGGGGGGQSAANS, translated from the exons ATGGTGATCACTTCATCTGTGGAGGAGAAGCCGCAGCCTTCTAACAGAATGGTCGCCAACCTGTCGACCGACACCTGGATTGGCAACTCGGATCAGAGTCGCTACGTACCGCAGTCTCACCTGCTCCAGAAGCCCTccaaaa gttcAGGATGTATGCCCCCCTCCTCGTCCCTGTGTTTCTCCCCCGCTGAGCGAAACATGTCGAGCCAGCACACTCATCCTGGATTAAGCAACATCCAGTCCATGGCAGAACAGcagcag GTGCTGTCTGATATGACCATTCTGCAGAGGAGGATTCCCCCGAGTTTCAGAGACCCTGCGAGTGCGCCGCTCAGAAAACTTTCTGTTGATCTCATCAAGACTTACAAGCACATCAATGAG GTGTACTACACTAAAAAGAAGCGACGTGCGCAGCAGGTTCCGCCCGAGGACTCGAGCACCAAGAAAGAGCGGAAAGTTTACAACGACGGCTACGACGACGACAACTACGACTACATCGTAAAGAACGGGGAGAAGTGGCTCGACCGCTACGAAATCGACTCGCTCATCGGCAAGGGCTCCTTCGGACAG GTGGTGAAGGCGTACGATCACCACGAGCAGGAGTGGGTGGCCATCAAGATCATCAAGAATAAGAAAGCCTTCCTGAACCAGGCACAGATCGAACTGCGGCTTCTGGAACTCATGAACAAACACGACACTGAGATGAAGTACTATATAg tcCACTTGAAGCGGCACTTCATGTTTCGTAATCATCTGTGTCTGGTATTTGAGCTGCTCTCCTACAACCTGTACGATCTGCTGCGTAACACTAATTTCCGCGGCGTGTCGCTCAACCTGACGCGGAAGTTCGCTCAGCAGCTGTGCACGGCGCTGCTCTTCCTGGCCACGCCCGAGCTCAGCATCATCCACTGCGACCTGAAGCCCGAGAACATCCTGCTGTGTAACCCCAAACGCAGCGCCATCAAGATCGTCGACTTCGGCAGCTCCTGTCAGCTCGGGCAAAGG atttATCAGTACATACAGAGTCGGTTCTACCGTTCTCCGGAGGTGTTGTTAGGAATGCCGTATGATCTGGCCATCGACATGTGGAGTCTCGGCTGCATCTTGGTGGAGATGCACACAGGGGAGCCACTGTTCAGTGGCTCTAATGag GTGGATCAAATGAATAAGATTGTAGAGGTGCTTGGCGTTCCTCCGAACCACATGCTGGATCAGGCGCCTAAAGCACGCAAATACTTTGATAAGCTCTCAGACGGCCTGTGGACCGTCAAGAAGAACAAGGACATAAAGAAGGTACTTTATCCTTCAGCCTCT GAGTATAAACCTCCTGCAACGCGGCGTCTCCATGAGATTTTGGGGGTGGAGACCGGGGGTCCTGGGGGAAGGCGGGCCGGGGAGCAAGGCCACGCCCCTTGCGATTACCTGAAGTTTAAGGACCTGATCCTGCGCATGCTGGACTACGATCCTAAAACGCGCATCACGCCGTTCTACGCCCTGCAGCACAACTTCTTCAAAAAGACCACAGACGAGGGAACAAACACCAGCAGCTCCACCTCCACCAGCCCGGCCATGGACCACAgccactccacctccaccaccagcTCCGTGTCCAGctctg GTGGATCCAGCGGTTCTTCCAATGACAACCGAAACTATCGGTACAGCAACCGATACTACAACAGcgccatcacacacacagactacgAGATGCAGAGCCCGCAG GCTCCGTCTCAGCAGCAGTTGCGTATCTGGCCGGGAAGTGACAGCAGCGACTCGTCGTACCCGCAGCTCCTGCTGCACAAACCGGCCGCCACGCAGCAGCGGCACTTCCTGGGCGGAGCGGGCATGATGGAGACACTGCACCCTCACCCCGTCTACGGCCGCCAGCTTCGTCAGCAGGGCCCGGCCCAGGGTCAAGGGTCGCAAGTTCAAGGCTCGCAAGGCCAAGTCTCGCAAAGTCAGGCGATGATGTCGTCGCCGCCGCCGCCGTCGTCGCAAGTGCAGGACAGCATCGAGCTGAGTCTTGGCggccatcatcatcaccaccatcaccaatTGGCTCAGTCTTCCTTGGCTCCGcccctttctcttcctccgtcgAGCCTGGACTCCAGCCAGTACGGCTCCTCCAACCTCCACCTGGGAATCTCCGCCTTTCGGACTAGAACGGCCTCTCAGACGCAGCAGATCGcacaagccccgcccactcagGACAGCATGGGCTACGTCCCACCCTGTTACCCTggaaacaacaataacaacccACCACAGGGAGGCGGGGTAATCACCGGAGCACCGCCCAGAGGCGGGGTTAGACCCGATTCGTCGGAGGATTCCATCATGATGGGAGGCGGGGGGGGCGGAGGCGGGCAGAGCGCGGCCAACTCTTGA
- the dyrk1b gene encoding dual specificity tyrosine-phosphorylation-regulated kinase 1B isoform X3, protein MPPSSSLCFSPAERNMSSQHTHPGLSNIQSMAEQQQVLSDMTILQRRIPPSFRDPASAPLRKLSVDLIKTYKHINEVYYTKKKRRAQQVPPEDSSTKKERKVYNDGYDDDNYDYIVKNGEKWLDRYEIDSLIGKGSFGQVVKAYDHHEQEWVAIKIIKNKKAFLNQAQIELRLLELMNKHDTEMKYYIVHLKRHFMFRNHLCLVFELLSYNLYDLLRNTNFRGVSLNLTRKFAQQLCTALLFLATPELSIIHCDLKPENILLCNPKRSAIKIVDFGSSCQLGQRIYQYIQSRFYRSPEVLLGMPYDLAIDMWSLGCILVEMHTGEPLFSGSNEVDQMNKIVEVLGVPPNHMLDQAPKARKYFDKLSDGLWTVKKNKDIKKVLYPSASEYKPPATRRLHEILGVETGGPGGRRAGEQGHAPCDYLKFKDLILRMLDYDPKTRITPFYALQHNFFKKTTDEGTNTSSSTSTSPAMDHSHSTSTTSSVSSSGGSSGSSNDNRNYRYSNRYYNSAITHTDYEMQSPQAPSQQQLRIWPGSDSSDSSYPQLLLHKPAATQQRHFLGGAGMMETLHPHPVYGRQLRQQGPAQGQGSQVQGSQGQVSQSQAMMSSPPPPSSQVQDSIELSLGGHHHHHHHQLAQSSLAPPLSLPPSSLDSSQYGSSNLHLGISAFRTRTASQTQQIAQAPPTQDSMGYVPPCYPGNNNNNPPQGGGVITGAPPRGGVRPDSSEDSIMMGGGGGGGGQSAANS, encoded by the exons ATGCCCCCCTCCTCGTCCCTGTGTTTCTCCCCCGCTGAGCGAAACATGTCGAGCCAGCACACTCATCCTGGATTAAGCAACATCCAGTCCATGGCAGAACAGcagcag GTGCTGTCTGATATGACCATTCTGCAGAGGAGGATTCCCCCGAGTTTCAGAGACCCTGCGAGTGCGCCGCTCAGAAAACTTTCTGTTGATCTCATCAAGACTTACAAGCACATCAATGAG GTGTACTACACTAAAAAGAAGCGACGTGCGCAGCAGGTTCCGCCCGAGGACTCGAGCACCAAGAAAGAGCGGAAAGTTTACAACGACGGCTACGACGACGACAACTACGACTACATCGTAAAGAACGGGGAGAAGTGGCTCGACCGCTACGAAATCGACTCGCTCATCGGCAAGGGCTCCTTCGGACAG GTGGTGAAGGCGTACGATCACCACGAGCAGGAGTGGGTGGCCATCAAGATCATCAAGAATAAGAAAGCCTTCCTGAACCAGGCACAGATCGAACTGCGGCTTCTGGAACTCATGAACAAACACGACACTGAGATGAAGTACTATATAg tcCACTTGAAGCGGCACTTCATGTTTCGTAATCATCTGTGTCTGGTATTTGAGCTGCTCTCCTACAACCTGTACGATCTGCTGCGTAACACTAATTTCCGCGGCGTGTCGCTCAACCTGACGCGGAAGTTCGCTCAGCAGCTGTGCACGGCGCTGCTCTTCCTGGCCACGCCCGAGCTCAGCATCATCCACTGCGACCTGAAGCCCGAGAACATCCTGCTGTGTAACCCCAAACGCAGCGCCATCAAGATCGTCGACTTCGGCAGCTCCTGTCAGCTCGGGCAAAGG atttATCAGTACATACAGAGTCGGTTCTACCGTTCTCCGGAGGTGTTGTTAGGAATGCCGTATGATCTGGCCATCGACATGTGGAGTCTCGGCTGCATCTTGGTGGAGATGCACACAGGGGAGCCACTGTTCAGTGGCTCTAATGag GTGGATCAAATGAATAAGATTGTAGAGGTGCTTGGCGTTCCTCCGAACCACATGCTGGATCAGGCGCCTAAAGCACGCAAATACTTTGATAAGCTCTCAGACGGCCTGTGGACCGTCAAGAAGAACAAGGACATAAAGAAGGTACTTTATCCTTCAGCCTCT GAGTATAAACCTCCTGCAACGCGGCGTCTCCATGAGATTTTGGGGGTGGAGACCGGGGGTCCTGGGGGAAGGCGGGCCGGGGAGCAAGGCCACGCCCCTTGCGATTACCTGAAGTTTAAGGACCTGATCCTGCGCATGCTGGACTACGATCCTAAAACGCGCATCACGCCGTTCTACGCCCTGCAGCACAACTTCTTCAAAAAGACCACAGACGAGGGAACAAACACCAGCAGCTCCACCTCCACCAGCCCGGCCATGGACCACAgccactccacctccaccaccagcTCCGTGTCCAGctctg GTGGATCCAGCGGTTCTTCCAATGACAACCGAAACTATCGGTACAGCAACCGATACTACAACAGcgccatcacacacacagactacgAGATGCAGAGCCCGCAG GCTCCGTCTCAGCAGCAGTTGCGTATCTGGCCGGGAAGTGACAGCAGCGACTCGTCGTACCCGCAGCTCCTGCTGCACAAACCGGCCGCCACGCAGCAGCGGCACTTCCTGGGCGGAGCGGGCATGATGGAGACACTGCACCCTCACCCCGTCTACGGCCGCCAGCTTCGTCAGCAGGGCCCGGCCCAGGGTCAAGGGTCGCAAGTTCAAGGCTCGCAAGGCCAAGTCTCGCAAAGTCAGGCGATGATGTCGTCGCCGCCGCCGCCGTCGTCGCAAGTGCAGGACAGCATCGAGCTGAGTCTTGGCggccatcatcatcaccaccatcaccaatTGGCTCAGTCTTCCTTGGCTCCGcccctttctcttcctccgtcgAGCCTGGACTCCAGCCAGTACGGCTCCTCCAACCTCCACCTGGGAATCTCCGCCTTTCGGACTAGAACGGCCTCTCAGACGCAGCAGATCGcacaagccccgcccactcagGACAGCATGGGCTACGTCCCACCCTGTTACCCTggaaacaacaataacaacccACCACAGGGAGGCGGGGTAATCACCGGAGCACCGCCCAGAGGCGGGGTTAGACCCGATTCGTCGGAGGATTCCATCATGATGGGAGGCGGGGGGGGCGGAGGCGGGCAGAGCGCGGCCAACTCTTGA
- the zp3d.1 gene encoding zona pellucida glycoprotein 3d tandem duplicate 1 isoform X2, which translates to MFHHQSSPAVSKELFSPVTGSRVFPSALSYILIPQKLQTHIQVTPVNNNHGVELWCGYSKITVRINLDVLNFRSSAAYFRLGTCPASRADGSVLYFRYNLNECGSSISVVKGQLVYSNEVVYRPENQGSVIRAVPLKLPVQCVYDRFYYSYKIGFLPEFRLRSFRKTLSRKQVFSVSLRNDKWEELPENRTYVLGESVYFEVGVDVISEDRSVYVEACHVTASEDSTSTQHYDVISNFGCMVDSMRTGSQSRFISRQENILRFSLDTFSFSEAESERFYLHCTVAVGKSSASVSAKSCTYSESEHRWEELDGDAAVCNCCNSECLPAGFTSRLEQFLVSSKSWSFIHKVSSKTSEEFLNTVPGFILLHHPEESHREEEEILAGEELEEEVLVGVVDMVNDEISDEGVVEGKKDGDKEKEKDVQETTRRTRWRSSLKESGKTKSL; encoded by the exons ATGTTCCACCATCAGTCCTCTCCTGCTGTCTCGAAGGAGCTCTTCAGTCCTGTAACCGGAAGTAGGGTGTTCCCCAGCGCGCTCTCTTATATTTTGATCCCACAAAAGCTCCAGACTCACATCCAGGTCACTCCTGTCAATAATAACCACGGAGTGGAATTGTGGTGTGGCTACAGCAAGATTACTGTTCGAATTAACCTGGATGTGCTGAACTTCCGGAGCTCCGCCGCTTATTTCCGGTTGGGAACATGTCCGGCGTCACGTGCTGACGGTAGCGTGCTGTATTTCCGGTACAACCTGAATGAGTGTGGAAGTTCGATCTCG GTAGTAAAGGGTCAGCTTGTGTACTCAAACGAGGTTGTGTACAGGCCGGAGAATCAGGGGTCCGTGATCAGAGCCGTACCGCTGAAGCTACCCGTCCAGTGTGTGTACGATCG ATTTTATTATTCGTATAAAATTGGATTTCTGCCGGAGTTTCGTCTGCGGTCATTTAGAAAGACACTGTCCAGGAAGCAGGTCTTCAGTGTGTCTCTGCGTAACG ACAAGTGGGAGGAACTCCCAGAAAACAGGACTTATGTCCTCGGAGAGTCTGTGTACTTTGAAGTGGGCGTAGACGTGATCTCGGAGGACAGGAGTGTTTACGTTGAGGCCTGTCACGTTACAGCGAGCGAGGATTCCACCTCCACCCAGCATTATGACGTCATCAGCAACTTTGG CTGCATGGTGGACAGCATGAGGACAGGAAGTCAGTCACGCTTCATCTCCAGGCAGGAGAACATCCTGCGCTTTTCACTCGACACGTTTTCCTTCTCAGAGGCGGAGTCAGAG cgtttttatttacactgcaCTGTTGCGGTTGGAAAGTCGTCTGCGAGCGTCTCGGCGAAGTCCTGCACCTACAGCGAGTCTGAACACCG GTGGGAGGAGCTGGATGGAGATGCTGCTGTTTGTAACTGCTGTAACTCTGAGTGTCTGCCTGCAGGgttca CGTCCCGACTCGAGCAGTTCCTGGTGAGCAGCAAGTCATGGAGCTTCATCCACAAAGTTTCCTCTAAAACATCTGAGGAGTTTCTGAACACGGTGCCTGGCTTCATCCTTTTACATCATCCTGAGGAGTCCCacagggaggaggaggagatatTGGCAGGGGAGGAGTTAGAGGAGGAAGTTCTGGTGGGTGTTGTAGACATGGTGAATGATGAAATAAGTGATGAAGGGGTggtggaaggaaagaaagatggagataaagagaaggaaaaagatgtGCAGGAAACCACACGACGGACTCGGTGGAGAAGTTCTCTGAAGGAATCTGGGAAAACGAAGAGTCTTTGA
- the zp3d.1 gene encoding zona pellucida glycoprotein 3d tandem duplicate 1 isoform X1 yields the protein MFHHQSSPAVSKELFSPVTGSRVFPSALSYILIPQKLQTHIQVTPVNNNHGVELWCGYSKITVRINLDVLNFRSSAAYFRLGTCPASRADGSVLYFRYNLNECGSSISVVKGQLVYSNEVVYRPENQGSVIRAVPLKLPVQCVYDRFYYSYKIGFLPEFRLRSFRKTLSRKQVFSVSLRNDKWEELPENRTYVLGESVYFEVGVDVISEDRSVYVEACHVTASEDSTSTQHYDVISNFGCMVDSMRTGSQSRFISRQENILRFSLDTFSFSEAESERFYLHCTVAVGKSSASVSAKSCTYSESEHRWEELDGDAAVCNCCNSECLPAGFTASRLEQFLVSSKSWSFIHKVSSKTSEEFLNTVPGFILLHHPEESHREEEEILAGEELEEEVLVGVVDMVNDEISDEGVVEGKKDGDKEKEKDVQETTRRTRWRSSLKESGKTKSL from the exons ATGTTCCACCATCAGTCCTCTCCTGCTGTCTCGAAGGAGCTCTTCAGTCCTGTAACCGGAAGTAGGGTGTTCCCCAGCGCGCTCTCTTATATTTTGATCCCACAAAAGCTCCAGACTCACATCCAGGTCACTCCTGTCAATAATAACCACGGAGTGGAATTGTGGTGTGGCTACAGCAAGATTACTGTTCGAATTAACCTGGATGTGCTGAACTTCCGGAGCTCCGCCGCTTATTTCCGGTTGGGAACATGTCCGGCGTCACGTGCTGACGGTAGCGTGCTGTATTTCCGGTACAACCTGAATGAGTGTGGAAGTTCGATCTCG GTAGTAAAGGGTCAGCTTGTGTACTCAAACGAGGTTGTGTACAGGCCGGAGAATCAGGGGTCCGTGATCAGAGCCGTACCGCTGAAGCTACCCGTCCAGTGTGTGTACGATCG ATTTTATTATTCGTATAAAATTGGATTTCTGCCGGAGTTTCGTCTGCGGTCATTTAGAAAGACACTGTCCAGGAAGCAGGTCTTCAGTGTGTCTCTGCGTAACG ACAAGTGGGAGGAACTCCCAGAAAACAGGACTTATGTCCTCGGAGAGTCTGTGTACTTTGAAGTGGGCGTAGACGTGATCTCGGAGGACAGGAGTGTTTACGTTGAGGCCTGTCACGTTACAGCGAGCGAGGATTCCACCTCCACCCAGCATTATGACGTCATCAGCAACTTTGG CTGCATGGTGGACAGCATGAGGACAGGAAGTCAGTCACGCTTCATCTCCAGGCAGGAGAACATCCTGCGCTTTTCACTCGACACGTTTTCCTTCTCAGAGGCGGAGTCAGAG cgtttttatttacactgcaCTGTTGCGGTTGGAAAGTCGTCTGCGAGCGTCTCGGCGAAGTCCTGCACCTACAGCGAGTCTGAACACCG GTGGGAGGAGCTGGATGGAGATGCTGCTGTTTGTAACTGCTGTAACTCTGAGTGTCTGCCTGCAGGgttca CAGCGTCCCGACTCGAGCAGTTCCTGGTGAGCAGCAAGTCATGGAGCTTCATCCACAAAGTTTCCTCTAAAACATCTGAGGAGTTTCTGAACACGGTGCCTGGCTTCATCCTTTTACATCATCCTGAGGAGTCCCacagggaggaggaggagatatTGGCAGGGGAGGAGTTAGAGGAGGAAGTTCTGGTGGGTGTTGTAGACATGGTGAATGATGAAATAAGTGATGAAGGGGTggtggaaggaaagaaagatggagataaagagaaggaaaaagatgtGCAGGAAACCACACGACGGACTCGGTGGAGAAGTTCTCTGAAGGAATCTGGGAAAACGAAGAGTCTTTGA